One window of the Nicotiana tabacum cultivar K326 chromosome 4, ASM71507v2, whole genome shotgun sequence genome contains the following:
- the LOC107809564 gene encoding NDR1/HIN1-like protein 6 has protein sequence MTENQRIHPVVDMEAPPAPAPAVPRGSFKSEKGDTSQLQQPIINQPFTRTVPVMYPRPHNKKRSCFCKCICWTISLIILLLIIIATIGGILYLVFKPKIPQYSVDNLRISDLRLNFDMSLYARFNVRITAVNPNKKIGIYYEKGSRLSVWYKNTQLCEGSIPKFYQGHQNRTVLDVALTGQSQYGNTLMSAIQEAAQTGRIPLDLKIKVPVSVKLGKLKLRKVKILGDCLLIVDSLSANSLVRIKASTCKFGLKL, from the coding sequence GGATACATCCAGTTGTGGACATGGAAGCACCaccagcaccagcaccagcagtgcCACGAGGCTCATTTAAATCAGAAAAAGGCGATACATCGCAGCTTCAGCAGCCAATAATTAACCAGCCATTTACACGTACTGTTCCTGTAATGTATCCAAGACCACATAATAAGAAGAGAAGTTGCTTTTGCAAATGCATTTGCTGGACAATTAGCCTTATCATACTCCTACTCATCATAATTGCAACAATTGGTGGCATTCTTTACCTTGTTTTCAAACCAAAGATACCTCAGTACTCTGTAGATAACCTCAGAATATCAGACTTGAGGCTCAATTTTGACATGAGCCTATACGCTAGATTTAATGTAAGAATCACTGCTGTGAATCCCAACAAGAAAATTGGAATATACTATGAGAAAGGAAGTCGTTTGAGCGTGTGGTACAAGAATACACAGCTATGTGAAGGGTCTATTCCAAAGTTCTATCAAGGTCATCAGAATAGAACAGTACTCGACGTGGCCTTAACTGGGCAATCACAATATGGTAATACGTTGATGTCTGCAATTCAAGAGGCAGCACAAACTGGAAGAATACCATTAGATCTTAAGATTAAAGTCCCAGTTAGTGTTAAACTTGGGAAGCTCAAGTTGAGAAAGGTGAAGATATTAGGAGATTGCTTGCTAATTGTGGATAGCCTCTCTGCTAATAGTTTGGTCCGTATTAAGGCGAGTACTTGTAAGTTTGGGTTGAAGCTCTAA
- the LOC107809567 gene encoding uncharacterized protein LOC107809567 isoform X1, protein MESGEAKRRCKALKHRISNLSTTTQSSWKTTLLRLINSELSFLNRVNNSPLKLSTNIGYLESVVHILQHPLITSVSRVCKPISISSIVPQQSIYVDIICSFNGNPVWFIVSDRNPKYISWQDSEKTKNNKGLRNRISQLLFAASESCVTVRPCSIILFFSNGLQSCILEKLKDEFGATTDLGFVFSDFDCEFVDELEDGDWVTVLGRSFEKACVLEIKIGSFSSSNKDGQTLTDQSGNLEKVHIKDVSYDVNLGGSFIALVSALRSWSSFDVEEAELVNFDTTTLVAVVSGISNGGIDRILATPESELRNRFKGNYEFMIGQVNSEMENPIHKELMPVILQKRGIVCESVCSEFQELVSMCGGPNEKSRAKHFLKHLRVVPDCPSERLMSLPTTRKLALKNKVVFGTGDYWHAPTITANMAFVRAATQTGMSLFTTEHRPRALVGD, encoded by the exons ATGGAAAGCGGCGAAGCCAAGAGGAGATGTAAAGCCCTCAAACATCGAATTTCAAACTTGTCAACTACTACTCAATCCTCGTGGAAAACTACCCTTTTGAGGCTAATCAACTCTGAGCTCTCTTTCCTTAACCGCGTTAACAACTCACCTCTCAAACTCAGCACCAATATTGGATATCTCGAATCCGTCGTTCACATTCTCCAACACCCACTAATAACATCCGTTTCACGGGTCTGTAAACCCATTTCGATTTCATCCATAGTTCCACAGCAAAGCATTTATGTCGACATAATATGTTCTTTCAATGGAAACCCAGTTTGGTTCATAGTATCCGACAGAAATCCCAAGTACATTTCTTGGCAAGATTCAGAGAAAACAAAGAACAATAAAGGGTTAAGAAACAGAATTAGTCAGCTCCTGTTTGCTGCCTCAGAGTCGTGTGTTACAGTGAGGCCTTGTTCTATTATACTTTTCTTCTCAAATGGACTTCAAAGTTGCATTCTTGAGAAGCTGAAAGATGAATTTGGAGCTACTACTGATCTGGGGTTTGTATTTTCTGATTTTGATTGTGAGTTTGTTGACGAATTAGAGGATGGGGATTGGGTAACTGTACTAGGGAGGTCTTTTGAAAAGGCATGTGTTTTAGAAATTAAGATTGGTTCTTTTTCGTCTAGTAATAAAGATGGACAAACATTAACAGACCAATCTGGGAATTTAGAGAAGGTGCATATTAAGGATGTTAGCTATGATGTAAATTTGGGTGGTTCTTTTATTGCTCTTGTGTCGGCATTGAGGAGTTGGTCCTCTTTTGATGTTGAAGAAGCCGAATTGGTTAATTTTGATACGACAACACTGGTTGCTGTAGTGTCAGGGATTAGCAATGGAGGTATTGATCGGATTCTTGCTACGCCAGAGAGTGAGTTGAGGAATCGGTTCAAGGGCAATTATGAGTTCATGATTGGACAG GTGAATTCTGAGATGGAAAATCCAATCCACAAGGAGCTGATGCCTGTAATATTGCAAAAGAGAGGCATAGTTTGTGAAAGTGTTTGTTCAGAATTTCAGGAGCTTGTTTCAATGTGTGGTGGGCCGAATGAGAAGTCTAGAGCCAAGCACTTTCTGAAACATCTTAG GGTTGTGCCAGATTGCCCATCAGAACGGCTGATGAGCCTTCCAACAACCAGAAAACTGGCTTTAAAAAACAAGGTTGTTTTTGGGACCGGCGATTACTGGCATGCCCCTACTATAACTGCAAACATGGCATTTGTTAGAGCTGCTACACAGACAGGAATGTCCCTGTTTACTACAGAGCATCGACCACGAGCCTTGGTTGGTGATTAG
- the LOC107809567 gene encoding uncharacterized protein LOC107809567 isoform X2 has product MESGEAKRRCKALKHRISNLSTTTQSSWKTTLLRLINSELSFLNRVNNSPLKLSTNIGYLESVVHILQHPLITSVSRVCKPISISSIVPQQSIYVDIICSFNGNPVWFIVSDRNPKYISWQDSEKTKNNKGLRNRISQLLFAASESCVTVRPCSIILFFSNGLQSCILEKLKDEFGATTDLGFVFSDFDCEFVDELEDGDWVTVLGRSFEKACVLEIKIGSFSSSNKDGQTLTDQSGNLEKVHIKDVSYDVNLGGSFIALVSALRSWSSFDVEEAELVNFDTTTLVAVVSGISNGGIDRILATPESELRNRFKGNYEFMIGQVNSEMENPIHKELMPVILQKRGIVCESVCSEFQELVSMCGGPNEKSRAKHFLKHLR; this is encoded by the exons ATGGAAAGCGGCGAAGCCAAGAGGAGATGTAAAGCCCTCAAACATCGAATTTCAAACTTGTCAACTACTACTCAATCCTCGTGGAAAACTACCCTTTTGAGGCTAATCAACTCTGAGCTCTCTTTCCTTAACCGCGTTAACAACTCACCTCTCAAACTCAGCACCAATATTGGATATCTCGAATCCGTCGTTCACATTCTCCAACACCCACTAATAACATCCGTTTCACGGGTCTGTAAACCCATTTCGATTTCATCCATAGTTCCACAGCAAAGCATTTATGTCGACATAATATGTTCTTTCAATGGAAACCCAGTTTGGTTCATAGTATCCGACAGAAATCCCAAGTACATTTCTTGGCAAGATTCAGAGAAAACAAAGAACAATAAAGGGTTAAGAAACAGAATTAGTCAGCTCCTGTTTGCTGCCTCAGAGTCGTGTGTTACAGTGAGGCCTTGTTCTATTATACTTTTCTTCTCAAATGGACTTCAAAGTTGCATTCTTGAGAAGCTGAAAGATGAATTTGGAGCTACTACTGATCTGGGGTTTGTATTTTCTGATTTTGATTGTGAGTTTGTTGACGAATTAGAGGATGGGGATTGGGTAACTGTACTAGGGAGGTCTTTTGAAAAGGCATGTGTTTTAGAAATTAAGATTGGTTCTTTTTCGTCTAGTAATAAAGATGGACAAACATTAACAGACCAATCTGGGAATTTAGAGAAGGTGCATATTAAGGATGTTAGCTATGATGTAAATTTGGGTGGTTCTTTTATTGCTCTTGTGTCGGCATTGAGGAGTTGGTCCTCTTTTGATGTTGAAGAAGCCGAATTGGTTAATTTTGATACGACAACACTGGTTGCTGTAGTGTCAGGGATTAGCAATGGAGGTATTGATCGGATTCTTGCTACGCCAGAGAGTGAGTTGAGGAATCGGTTCAAGGGCAATTATGAGTTCATGATTGGACAG GTGAATTCTGAGATGGAAAATCCAATCCACAAGGAGCTGATGCCTGTAATATTGCAAAAGAGAGGCATAGTTTGTGAAAGTGTTTGTTCAGAATTTCAGGAGCTTGTTTCAATGTGTGGTGGGCCGAATGAGAAGTCTAGAGCCAAGCACTTTCTGAAACATCTTAGGTGA